In Bacillus sp. S3, the sequence TTCCCCCTTTATTTCTAGATTGAAAATGCCCGGTAATAGCCGTTTGATTCAAAGCGATTAAACAAGCTCAATCCTTGTCCAGTGTATTCACCGGGATAAAAAACAATAATTGGTGTATTTGTCACTCGAGCGTGCAATTGGTGTAACAGTTCGTTTGTTCTAACTAATGTAAATACGCTTCCAACCCCTGTAATAAATATCACCTGAGCATCCTTGGCCTCTTCTGCAATTTGTTCTACTATGTGTTCCTCTTCAATAGATGGACGAATTGCTTCAAATAATTCTTCTGTTCCTTGTTCCTCTTCAAATTGCTTTAATCCCTCTAGGCCGCCAATATCTTCAAATAAATGAATAATCAAATCAAATAAGTTCAATACTTTGATATTTATATGGGTCTTATCTGTGAAATACTTAATGGATTTTCTAACCATCAATT encodes:
- a CDS encoding DUF1788 domain-containing protein, coding for MIQQKLNHFFEEIQKDDFLNMRGLGNEVPYFLFDYNPEDELMVRKSIKYFTDKTHINIKVLNLFDLIIHLFEDIGGLEGLKQFEEEQGTEELFEAIRPSIEEEHIVEQIAEEAKDAQVIFITGVGSVFTLVRTNELLHQLHARVTNTPIIVFYPGEYTGQGLSLFNRFESNGYYRAFSI